Proteins co-encoded in one Nicotiana sylvestris chromosome 7, ASM39365v2, whole genome shotgun sequence genomic window:
- the LOC138873207 gene encoding uncharacterized protein: MNYELVIVTYKGKEVKEKVNEAQGLTRSGRYFAPKELRKAKTLRDNPVLVKKPVTEEEVVLRKMNIQDYSIVEQMRKTPAQISLLSFLIHSDENCQALIKILNEAHVPDKTTVNHLEKIAKKIFESNRITFSDDDFPLEGFDGGGIDSVGDIMLELTIGPVEFTMEFQKVKFEWDRQEIVVYGNEILCAFNDTSILFIEAEEDKGPWVYQVSETVSVEKVPEGEYISSPKLASTIIMVETEMLKNGFMLGKGLVASLQGIMQLVSLCENLGTFGLGFKPTWDDVRKVRKLKKKAWSLPKPVPRLSRSFINAGVLKHPATIVPKPGVDFDEELVKMFQSLFDEVNMVEIEECSSKADVQFIGPKVKLNNWDATPLPTRKEFWDPYNIREIKISIHLEQQIREEIVKALFEYKDIFAWSYDEMPGLSTDLVVHKLPTDPTFLPVKQKLRKFKTDMSVMIKEEITKQLDAKVIRVTRYSTWLANVVPVPKKDGKTRHEIGSFMDCYAGYHQIFMDEEDAKKTAFITPWRTYCYRVMPFGLKNTGATYMRAMATVFHDIIHKDIEVYVDDVIIKSKQQADHVGDLRKFFQRLHRYNLKLNPAKCAFGVPSRKLLGFIVSCRGIELDPSKIKAIQELPPPRNKIEEAFDKIKGYLSSSPVLVPPEPWRPLILYVTVLDNSFSCVLGQHDITSRKE; encoded by the exons ATGAACTATGAGCtagtgatagtgacctataaggggaaggaagtgaaagagAAAGTTAACgaggcccagggattaactcgttcggggagatacTTTGCCCcgaaagagttaaggaaagctaaaacactcAGAGACAAtccagttctagtgaagaaaccGGTCACTGAAGAAGAAGtagttttgagaaaaatgaatatacaagattactccattgtagAACAGATGAGAAAGACTCCTGCTCAGATTTCCCTGTTATCATttttgatccattcagatgagaaCTGTCAGGCCTTGATTAAGATTCtaaacgaagctcatgtccccgacaaaaccacagtgaaccatttggagaagattGCCAAGAAGATATTTGAGTCTAACAGGATCACATTCTCGGATGATGATTTTCCtctggagg GTTTTGACGGAGGGGGAATAGACTCTGTTGGCGATATCAtgcttgagttgacaataggaccagttgaattcaccatggagttccag AAggtgaagttcgaatgggatagacaagaaatcgtCGTGTATGGCAATGAGATTTTATGTGCTTTTAATGATACCTCCATCCTGTTTATTGAAGCTGAAGAGGATAAGGGGCCGTGGGTCTATCAAGTGTCCGAAACGGTGTCAGTTGAAAAGGTTCCAGAAGGGGAATACATCTCGAGTCCAAAGTTAGCTTCTACAATCATCATGGTAGAAACTgagatgttgaaaaatggttttatgcTGGGCAAGGGTCTGGtagcatctctgcaaggtatcatgCAGCTAGTGTCCTTGTGTGAAAATCTGGgcacatttggtctggggtttaAGCCTACATGGGATGATGTGAGGAAGGTTAGAAAGCTGAAAAAGAAGGCATGGTCGCTTCCtaagccagtcccacgtctctccaggtcTTTCATCAATGCGGGGGTCCTTAAGCATCCAGCGACAATAGTTCCAAAGCCtggggttgattttgatgaggaattGGTTAAAATGTTCCAAAGTCTGTTTGAtgaggtgaacatggtagaaATTGAGGAATGTTCCAGCAAAGCGGATGTGCAGTTTATTGGACCAAAagtgaagcttaacaattgggatgctactcctctccctacccgaaaggagttttg GGATCCATATAATATTAGGGAAATCAAGATAAGTATACACTTGGAACAGCAAATCAGGGAGGAAATAGTCAAAGCACTGTTTGAatataaagacatttttgcatggtcatatgacgaaaTGCCTGGTCTAagtactgacttggtggttcacaaattgcccactgacccgacattccttcccgtcaagcagaagttaaggaagttcaaaactgatatgagtgttatgatcaaggaagaaatcacaaaacagttggatgcaaaggtcattcgagtcacacgATActccacttggttagctaatgttgtgccagtgccaaagaaggatggcaagaccagg catgagattggttcttttatggattgctatgcgggataccACCAGATCTttatggatgaggaggatgcaaaaaagacagcattcatcacaccatggaggacttattgctaccgggtaatgccatttggtttgaaaaacactggggcaacttacatgagggcaatggctactgtgttccatgacatAATACACAAGGATattgaggtttatgtggatgatgtgatcataaagtcaaagcaaCAGGCTGACCATGtcggagatttgaggaagtttttccaaaggctccacaggtacaatcttaagcttaaccctgccaaatgtgcatttggtgttccatctagaaaactattgggattcatagttagttGTCGAGGcattgaattagacccatcaaaaatcaaagctatccaagaattgccacctccaaggaacaagatagag gaggcatttgataagatcaaggggtacttgtcaagctcacctgtgttggtcccgccggaaCCTTGGAGGCCTTTAATTCTTTATGTGACAGTCCTGGACAATTCGTTCAGTTGCGtactgggtcaacatgatatcaccaGCAGAAAGGAGtaa
- the LOC138873206 gene encoding uncharacterized protein has protein sequence MAPDDRSHTHDDYQGLPNVDGFEECPDAPQRVLSQLGRYQVVPEDEDLNTQAQEVEGERRRLAKENEALRAQIQKMKKAAENPIKSERDEKLINKLRLKVCDYGFDLEKTEAELAKARAKLAKNAEGRASFVRQLKEKYDKGMVGLKKKVNVLENEMTKQERDFKAEREHCYSLMSRLEKDMQQLQEQNHTTKEVF, from the exons atggctcccgatgacagAAGCCATACACATGATGACTACCAAGGgttacctaatgttgatgggtttGAGGAGTGTCCAGATGCACCACAGAGGGTCTTAAGTCAGTTGGGAAGATATCAGGTGGTgcccgaagatgaagatctaaacACCCAG GCACAAGAAGTGGAAGGTGAAAGGAGgaggttggccaaagaaaatgaagccctccgagcccaaatccaaaaaatgaaaaaagcagCTGAGAACCCTATCAAAAGTGAAAGAGATGAGAAACTTATAAACAAACTCAGGCTGAAAGTATGTGATTATGGATTCGACTTGGAAAAGACTGAAGCTGAACTAGCAAAAGCCCGAGCCAAGTTAGCTAAGAATGCGGAGGGACGTGCAAGTTTCGTTCGACAACTAAAGGAGAAGTACGACAAAGGAATGGTGGGTCTAAAGAAAAAGGTCAATGTCCTTGAGAACGAAATGACCAAACAGGAGAGAGACTTCAAAGCAGAAAGGGAGCACTGCTATTCCCTAATGTCGCGACTAGAAAAAGACATGCAGCagcttcaagagcaaaatcatacaACCAAAGAAGTTTTTTAG